Proteins found in one Methanospirillum hungatei JF-1 genomic segment:
- a CDS encoding ATP-binding protein codes for MIADYQLDRVIQDQAKSFARKDPGTPRSINLFKYLYLNQVIIISGVRRCGKTTLLRQIASHFKAYHYLNLADIRLHGLSDLTASLLLLEKRDPGIRILFLDEIQNLPGCEDTIRQLHDSGYKIFCTSSQTGSNISHSDKPKGEWVTIILHPFSFVEYLAWHAIDKSTASENQVAVLSHLDRYLEEGGFPEYTRMWDTDHIRSIYEEILYRDCIARWNIRDVSGFIRLAGFLLTNIGTKVHYRSLASMLGMKSPMTVRDYIHILADTHLITEVHRYDPSLKKQYGTGKKIYAVDIGMRNQVAFRVSGDHQKLLENLVLVELKRRDFDVYPTFARSFFNYRIFRTPAQAIAISSIVLDPNSG; via the coding sequence ATGATCGCGGATTACCAGCTGGACCGTGTCATTCAGGACCAGGCGAAATCATTTGCACGGAAAGATCCCGGAACACCCAGGTCCATCAATCTCTTTAAGTATCTTTATCTTAACCAGGTGATCATCATTTCCGGTGTCCGGAGATGTGGAAAAACAACCCTGCTCAGACAGATTGCATCTCATTTTAAGGCCTATCATTATCTGAACCTTGCCGACATCCGTCTTCATGGACTATCAGACCTAACTGCCAGTCTGCTTCTTCTGGAAAAGCGAGACCCAGGAATCAGGATCCTCTTTCTTGATGAAATACAGAACCTGCCCGGATGTGAAGATACCATCAGGCAATTACATGATTCAGGATACAAAATATTCTGCACCAGTTCACAAACTGGCTCCAATATCTCTCATTCAGATAAACCAAAGGGAGAATGGGTCACTATTATCCTTCACCCATTTTCATTTGTCGAGTATCTCGCCTGGCATGCAATAGACAAAAGCACGGCGTCTGAAAATCAGGTAGCAGTATTGTCACATCTGGACAGGTATCTGGAAGAAGGTGGTTTTCCGGAGTATACCAGAATGTGGGATACAGATCATATCAGAAGTATATATGAAGAGATCCTGTACCGGGACTGTATCGCACGGTGGAATATCAGGGATGTTTCCGGATTTATCAGACTGGCGGGCTTCCTTCTTACGAACATTGGAACCAAAGTCCATTACCGATCCCTTGCCTCTATGCTCGGAATGAAAAGTCCCATGACTGTCAGGGATTACATCCATATTCTGGCAGATACGCATCTGATAACCGAAGTTCACCGGTATGATCCATCCCTGAAGAAACAGTATGGGACCGGTAAAAAGATCTATGCTGTCGATATCGGTATGAGAAACCAGGTAGCATTCAGGGTTTCCGGGGATCATCAAAAACTCCTGGAAAATCTGGTGTTGGTAGAGTTAAAACGTCGGGATTTTGATGTTTATCCCACATTCGCCAGATCTTTTTTCAACTATAGAATTTTTCGTACTCCGGCCCAAGCAATCGCAATATCTTCAATAGTTCTCGATCCAAATTCTGGATAG
- a CDS encoding IS1634-like element ISMhu5 family transposase — MKDEDVSLEIDSIKTIDHLGIVAGTFHKLGLAPIIDRAIPKIGQHQISSSQILLALILNGLGFTERRLYLFPEYCKHLDLERLIGPDISAKNLNESVIGRLLDKIYAYGPSKLFTDLVTQMFTVYKDGVQLCHVDTTNFSVHGEYGNESGDGCIKITKGHPKDKRWDLNRFALSMVVNQHGIPIFARAHDGNESDKEVLVQTILSLQDSFTFDPDVIFMGDSALYTDKNIKTLGPETRWISNVPATINEMTELLKSDLLFTPTSDPRYSCSSVDSHYGGVPQKWIVVSSEEMKARELKTFEKNLPVRFKAALKGLKQISKVCYACETDASNALLRYLNETPLVKLVDSRIKVSYKRENGKKGRPKAGETLIPQYSIDARVELAQDFVESEKQYLGRFILATNVLSLDSETVLNHYKGQMLVEKGFRFLKDKSFRVAEVYLKSEKRIEALCMVMVLCLMVYSYTEMLLRKRLKEEDETVLNQKKKPTSRPTLKWIFFKFREIKSCIISVDDALHSSIQNLDRELLKILRLLGPEYEKFYS, encoded by the coding sequence ATGAAAGATGAGGATGTTTCATTAGAAATAGACTCCATAAAAACCATTGATCATCTTGGAATCGTTGCAGGCACGTTCCATAAGCTTGGTTTAGCTCCTATAATTGACCGGGCAATCCCTAAAATCGGTCAACATCAAATATCAAGTTCTCAAATTTTATTAGCCCTCATTCTCAACGGACTTGGATTCACAGAGAGACGACTCTATCTTTTTCCCGAATACTGCAAGCATCTTGATTTGGAACGTCTCATAGGTCCGGATATTTCTGCAAAAAATCTTAATGAATCAGTCATTGGTCGCCTTTTGGATAAGATATATGCATATGGCCCCAGCAAGCTCTTTACTGATCTTGTCACCCAGATGTTTACTGTTTACAAAGATGGAGTACAGCTTTGTCATGTTGATACAACCAATTTCAGTGTTCATGGTGAATATGGAAATGAATCCGGAGATGGATGTATCAAAATTACAAAGGGACATCCAAAAGACAAACGCTGGGATTTAAACAGATTTGCCTTAAGTATGGTGGTTAACCAACACGGGATACCGATTTTTGCTCGTGCACACGATGGCAACGAATCAGATAAGGAAGTTCTTGTGCAAACAATCCTATCATTGCAAGATTCATTCACATTTGATCCTGATGTAATCTTCATGGGTGACAGTGCCCTGTATACTGATAAAAACATCAAAACCCTCGGTCCGGAAACAAGGTGGATATCAAATGTCCCAGCCACAATAAATGAGATGACAGAGTTACTCAAATCTGATCTTCTCTTCACTCCTACCTCAGATCCACGGTATTCTTGCAGTAGCGTTGACTCACATTATGGTGGTGTTCCTCAAAAATGGATTGTTGTCTCATCTGAAGAGATGAAAGCTCGAGAATTGAAGACGTTTGAGAAAAACCTCCCTGTGAGGTTCAAAGCCGCATTAAAAGGGTTAAAACAGATTTCTAAAGTATGCTATGCATGTGAAACAGATGCCAGTAACGCTCTCTTACGCTATCTTAATGAAACACCTTTAGTAAAATTGGTGGATTCAAGGATCAAGGTCAGTTATAAACGGGAAAATGGTAAGAAGGGGCGCCCAAAAGCAGGAGAAACGTTAATCCCACAATATTCGATCGATGCAAGGGTTGAACTTGCTCAGGATTTCGTTGAAAGTGAAAAACAGTATCTGGGCAGATTTATTCTTGCAACGAATGTTTTGAGTTTGGATTCTGAAACGGTTCTGAATCACTATAAAGGACAGATGCTTGTCGAAAAAGGTTTCCGGTTTTTAAAGGACAAATCATTCCGGGTTGCTGAAGTTTATCTGAAAAGTGAAAAAAGGATCGAGGCTTTATGTATGGTTATGGTTCTCTGCCTCATGGTTTACTCATATACTGAAATGCTGCTGCGAAAAAGGCTGAAAGAAGAAGATGAAACGGTGTTGAATCAGAAGAAGAAACCTACCTCTCGTCCAACGCTCAAATGGATTTTTTTTAAATTCAGAGAGATTAAGTCATGTATTATTTCTGTCGATGATGCACTCCATTCATCTATCCAGAATTTGGATCGAGAACTATTGAAGATATTGCGATTGCTTGGGCCGGAGTACGAAAAATTCTATAGTTGA
- a CDS encoding UPF0175 family protein, translating to MSDICLKIPSNITNTIRLPPDTLQEELLKELAIALYTRGILSSGQSCKLAGMKRYQWEEELGKRNISRHYNLEKLEEDFSYVFHSK from the coding sequence ATGTCAGATATTTGCTTAAAAATACCCAGTAATATTACAAATACAATCCGTCTTCCACCCGATACTCTACAGGAAGAATTACTCAAGGAACTGGCTATTGCTTTGTATACAAGAGGAATTTTAAGTTCAGGACAGTCCTGTAAACTAGCCGGAATGAAACGATATCAATGGGAAGAGGAATTAGGTAAACGAAATATTTCTCGCCATTATAATCTGGAAAAGTTAGAGGAAGACTTTTCCTATGTTTTTCATAGCAAGTGA
- a CDS encoding DUF3368 domain-containing protein translates to MIILSSLRQFGTEITDDPHRRPGCLELIKARDTNFVKIINPENLHLIQLLKNQLHEGEAEAIALAQQEKAPILLIDEAEGREVAKSYNIPVIGVIGILAAAKKTGEIESMKTELDSLIQRTSFRVSRIMYDKALEMSGEL, encoded by the coding sequence ATGATCATATTATCATCCCTCCGGCAGTTTGGGACCGAAATAACTGATGATCCACACAGACGACCAGGATGTTTAGAACTTATAAAAGCCCGTGATACGAATTTTGTAAAAATCATTAACCCTGAAAACCTTCATCTTATTCAATTATTAAAAAACCAATTACATGAAGGGGAAGCTGAAGCCATAGCTCTGGCTCAGCAGGAAAAGGCACCAATCCTTCTTATTGATGAGGCTGAAGGTAGAGAGGTGGCAAAATCATATAACATACCAGTTATTGGTGTAATTGGCATACTCGCTGCGGCAAAAAAGACCGGTGAGATTGAATCAATGAAGACCGAATTGGACAGTCTGATTCAAAGAACCTCTTTTCGTGTTTCACGAATTATGTATGATAAAGCACTTGAGATGTCAGGTGAATTGTAA
- a CDS encoding IS1634-like element ISMhu7 family transposase, which yields MSIVADSNVTIAHLGIVSGIIDKLGICEYIDRLIPKKRSHIVTHGEAVKALLLNCLGFTERRLYLMPEYFDDVATERLIGEGIEAKHLNQYLFGETLDAIAAAGPTELFTGIILEILDNLLHGVLRLHYDTTTISVTGEYDQELNTRLIKLVRGHSKDHRNDLKQLVLCLVTDQRGIPVFMEPLSGNASDKKTLIRTIQEVRKNFNTDEKVYHMADSALYAAKMVQDLGSHCYWITHVPETIKEVKTILKSDVEWIPCSDARYKYAAFDSNYGGIDQKWFLFHSEERHKASIKHDIEKIEEKLAKSQTALNKSLVNGFACENDALLAVERWMSKHKRYILSDIEITCDNKKPSGKVGRPKKGEVLEKWYSVSCKLALNQEVIQKEQAMMGRFILASNDTTVDPNTCLEYYKEQNAVERGFRFIKGNSFHASEVYLENSNRVAALSMIMVLCLLVYSFTEWVVRETLKIEKKQIRDQKGKPTQRPSAKWLFFMFRRVRQIKEIDNSRIIVRILNFTDELRDIVRLIGPHVEKYYA from the coding sequence ATGTCCATCGTTGCTGATTCAAATGTAACCATCGCTCACTTAGGCATAGTCTCAGGGATAATAGACAAACTTGGAATTTGTGAATATATCGATCGGCTCATTCCCAAAAAGCGTAGCCATATTGTCACTCATGGCGAGGCAGTGAAAGCATTACTTCTCAATTGCCTGGGTTTTACTGAACGGCGTCTTTACCTGATGCCAGAATATTTTGATGATGTTGCAACTGAACGTCTAATTGGCGAGGGAATTGAAGCAAAGCATTTGAATCAGTACTTATTTGGTGAAACTCTTGATGCGATAGCCGCTGCAGGTCCCACTGAGTTATTCACGGGTATCATCCTTGAAATCCTTGATAATCTTCTCCATGGAGTTCTTCGACTTCATTATGATACAACAACGATCAGTGTAACAGGAGAGTATGATCAAGAACTAAATACTCGTCTGATTAAGCTGGTTCGAGGGCATTCAAAAGATCACCGCAATGATTTGAAACAGTTAGTCCTATGTTTAGTAACGGATCAACGTGGGATTCCTGTTTTTATGGAGCCTTTATCCGGTAATGCATCAGATAAAAAGACTTTAATTCGAACCATTCAGGAAGTGCGAAAGAATTTCAATACAGACGAGAAGGTTTACCATATGGCCGATTCAGCCCTTTACGCCGCAAAAATGGTTCAAGATCTAGGTTCTCACTGTTACTGGATAACTCATGTTCCTGAAACGATTAAGGAGGTAAAAACTATCCTCAAATCTGACGTTGAGTGGATTCCGTGTTCTGATGCCCGGTATAAGTATGCTGCTTTCGATAGCAACTATGGCGGTATCGATCAAAAATGGTTTTTATTCCACTCTGAAGAGAGACATAAAGCCAGCATCAAACATGATATTGAAAAAATTGAGGAGAAACTGGCGAAAAGTCAGACTGCCCTGAATAAATCATTGGTCAACGGGTTTGCTTGCGAAAATGATGCACTTCTCGCTGTAGAAAGATGGATGTCAAAGCATAAGCGATACATCCTTTCTGATATTGAAATAACATGTGATAACAAAAAACCGTCAGGTAAGGTTGGGAGACCGAAAAAAGGTGAGGTACTTGAGAAATGGTATTCTGTCTCCTGCAAATTAGCGCTAAACCAGGAGGTTATTCAAAAAGAACAAGCAATGATGGGTCGGTTTATTCTCGCTAGCAATGACACTACTGTCGATCCGAACACCTGTCTTGAATATTATAAGGAACAAAATGCCGTTGAAAGAGGATTCAGGTTCATAAAGGGGAATTCTTTTCACGCATCAGAGGTTTATCTGGAGAATTCAAATCGTGTTGCAGCCTTATCCATGATAATGGTTCTATGCCTTCTCGTGTATTCGTTCACAGAGTGGGTAGTTCGTGAGACATTGAAGATTGAGAAGAAACAAATCCGGGATCAAAAAGGAAAACCAACTCAGAGACCATCTGCAAAATGGTTGTTCTTCATGTTCAGAAGAGTAAGGCAGATTAAGGAAATTGATAATTCCAGAATAATTGTGCGAATTCTAAATTTCACTGATGAATTAAGAGATATTGTTCGATTGATAGGGCCGCATGTTGAAAAATATTATGCGTGA